From Spirochaetales bacterium, one genomic window encodes:
- a CDS encoding ABC transporter permease, translating into MKLPLFLFLGLRGSIQQGRTRKIPQQLRGAILGIGLSIIPLLVVIVMTNGMIEGITRRLIEITTCHLQLSVRNASEERLAAIAEEIRHIDGVSVAFIERSGFALVRSKDDIGGVTLRAIPETLYSDDAGLREYLDVTEGRFDLGPVPCIINEDIVRRRVFKGIDPEKQRLFLSAYRFDDARGVYVLKEETDGPIPEKLARLFSALRFYPILLAQSLADTLHVSVGDQVFVLSHTDFHSNIVIKSTRCIVAGLVTTGYQDIDKVLAYVSESAGKLIFGEMQSEQYIGIKVDDPFSGLNRIMEDIDTIISNNKMSFSTIRSWYQMQENQYRSFSITKALLVFIMILIILVASVNVYSSIVMIVMEKTQEIAILKSMGVSPRTITFSFLAVGTLTGCIGTIVGLAVGLLIALNINEVIGGIEWIVNRFLAIYHIIISPFVSIDTAEAFVIFNTDFYLERIPINISIIEIFAVCFVTLLLSTLAAYRPAREAGRIKPLEVIRRY; encoded by the coding sequence ATGAAACTTCCGCTTTTTTTATTTCTCGGTCTGAGGGGATCGATACAACAGGGCAGAACAAGGAAAATACCGCAGCAGTTGCGCGGTGCGATTTTGGGGATCGGTTTGAGCATCATTCCGCTTCTTGTCGTTATTGTCATGACGAACGGTATGATTGAAGGGATCACGCGGCGGCTTATCGAAATTACCACCTGTCATCTGCAACTGTCCGTCAGAAACGCCTCGGAGGAGAGGCTCGCCGCTATCGCCGAAGAGATTCGGCATATTGACGGGGTATCGGTCGCTTTTATCGAACGAAGCGGATTTGCCCTGGTCCGGTCCAAAGACGACATCGGCGGGGTCACCCTGAGGGCGATACCGGAAACACTGTACTCAGATGATGCCGGCTTGCGGGAATATCTCGATGTCACTGAAGGCAGATTCGACCTGGGGCCGGTTCCTTGTATTATTAACGAAGACATCGTGCGGCGGCGTGTGTTCAAAGGCATCGATCCGGAAAAACAGCGGTTATTTCTTTCCGCCTACCGGTTCGATGATGCTCGGGGAGTATACGTTCTCAAAGAGGAGACGGATGGCCCGATACCGGAGAAACTCGCACGGCTGTTCTCCGCTTTGAGGTTTTATCCGATTCTCCTCGCACAGAGTCTGGCGGACACCCTTCACGTGAGCGTGGGGGACCAGGTCTTCGTTCTCTCTCATACGGATTTCCACTCAAACATTGTGATCAAATCGACACGGTGCATCGTCGCCGGTCTCGTTACCACAGGATATCAGGATATCGATAAAGTCCTCGCCTATGTTTCCGAAAGCGCCGGGAAACTTATATTCGGCGAAATGCAGTCGGAACAATACATCGGGATCAAGGTGGACGATCCTTTTTCCGGTTTGAACAGGATCATGGAGGATATAGACACTATTATATCAAATAATAAAATGTCCTTTTCCACGATAAGGTCCTGGTATCAAATGCAGGAGAATCAATACCGGTCTTTTTCTATTACAAAGGCGCTTCTGGTTTTTATCATGATTCTCATCATTCTGGTCGCTTCGGTGAATGTTTATTCGTCGATTGTCATGATCGTGATGGAGAAAACCCAGGAAATCGCGATTTTGAAAAGTATGGGCGTTTCGCCAAGGACGATTACCTTTTCTTTTCTCGCCGTCGGTACGTTGACGGGTTGTATCGGCACGATCGTCGGGTTGGCCGTCGGACTCCTCATCGCGCTCAACATCAATGAAGTGATCGGGGGTATTGAATGGATCGTCAACCGGTTTCTCGCTATATATCATATCATCATTTCCCCGTTTGTTTCGATCGATACTGCCGAAGCCTTTGTGATTTTTAACACCGATTTTTATCTGGAAAGAATACCGATCAATAT